The Plasmodium gaboni strain SY75 chromosome 5, whole genome shotgun sequence nucleotide sequence GCTGTTGATGTTCTCAAAATTTTAACGTCAAATATTGGTTTGTTTGTTGCTGTAGTTTGTACTGAAGCTATATTTTCTATACAAGTCATATTTTTGCTGACTCTTGCAAATATTGTATGTTTTCCATCTAAGTGAGGTAATGGACATAAGGTTATAAAGAATTGTGATCCATTAGTATTAGGTCCATTATTAGACATACTTAAAATACCAGCTCCTGTATGTTTTAATTCTGAGTTAATTTCATCTTCAAAATATTCACCATAAATACTTTTTCCACCTTTACCTGTTCCTGTTGGATCCCCTCcttgaattatataatctGGAATTACTCGATGAAATATtgtattatcataatatcCCATTGTACATaatgtataaaaatttaaacaTGTTTTAGGACTATGATACCAATATAATTCAACTTGAAATTCTCCTaaatttgtatatattgttatataacCTCTTTCAATATTTccttttaatttataataatttattttttcttcaaatGATTTCTTCTGTTCTTTA carries:
- a CDS encoding peptidyl-prolyl cis-trans isomerase, producing MFTLCKGYSEDEDEEEVKDMIDNFKEQKKSFEEKINYYKLKGNIERGYITIYTNLGEFQVELYWYHSPKTCLNFYTLCTMGYYDNTIFHRVIPDYIIQGGDPTGTGKGGKSIYGEYFEDEINSELKHTGAGILSMSNNGPNTNGSQFFITLCPLPHLDGKHTIFARVSKNMTCIENIASVQTTATNKPIFDVKILRTSTAVNVD